The segment GCGCGGCTATCCGTGCGTGAGGGAACGGCTGGCGGAACGCAGGCTCCGGCTGCACGGGTGGTTCTACGAGATACACACCGGGCTCGTGCTCGCCCACCGGCCGTCCGCCGACGCCTTCCTTCCCCTGTGAGCCGCCCCATGTCCCGCCCCATGTCCCGATTCGCCTCTCTGAGGTCTCTCCGGGCCGATTTCACGGCCTCGCTCGTCGTCTTCCTCGTCGCCCTGCCCCTGTGCGTGGGCGTGGCCGTCGCCTCCGGGGTGCCGGCCGAGCTGGGCCTGGTCACCGGCATCGTCGGCGGCCTGGTCACCGGGCTGCTGCCGGGCAGCAGCCTGCAGGTGTCCGGCCCGGCGGCCGGGCTGACGGTGCTGGTGTACGAAGCCGTGCAGACGTACGGCCTGCGGGCGCTGGGCGCGCTGGTGCTGGCCGCCGGGCTGCTGCAACTGGCCATGGGCGCGCTGCGGCTCGGCCGCTGGTTCCGGGCGATATCGGTGGCCGTGGTGCACGGCATGCTGGCCGGCATCGGCCTGGTCCTGATGGCCGGGCAGGTCTACGCGCTGGCCGACGCGAAGGCGCCCAGCAGCGGCCTCGCGAAGCTCGCCGGGCTGCCCGGCCTGGTGGGCGACACGGTCTCCTCGGGCCGGGCGCTGACCGCGCTGGCGGTCGGCGCGGGCACGATCGCGCTGCTGGTGCTCTGGCCCAGGCTGCCGGCGGCCGTGCGGGTCGTGCCCGGATCGCTGGCGGCGGTCGCGCTGGCCACTGCGGCCACGGCGGTGTTCGGCCTGCCGGTGGCGCGGGTCGAGGTGAAGGGGCTGCTGGATGCCGTACAGCCGCCCGGCGGTTCGGAGTTCGCGCAGCTCGCGCACGTCGGGACCATCGGCACGGTGCTGGCGTTCACGCTGATCGCCTCCGCCGAGAGCCTGTTCAGCGCGGCGGCGGTGGACCGGCTGCACGACGGGCCGCGTACGGACTACGACAAGGAGCTGATGGCGCAGGGCGCGGGCAACGCGGTGTGCGGGGCGCTCGGCGCGCTGCCGATGACGGCGGTGATCGTGCGCAGCGCGGCGAATCTGCAGGCGGGCGCGCGGACCAAGGCCTCGCGGGTGCTGCACGGGCTGTGGCTGCTGGTCTTCGTGGTGCTGCTGCCGGGCGCGCTGGGCATGATCCCGGTGGCGACGCTCGCGGGGGTGCTGGTGCTGGCGGGCTGGAAGCTCATCCCGGTGAAGGATCTGGTGCCGCTGTGGCGTGCGCACCGGGGCGAGGCGGTGGTCCTGGCGGTGACGGCGGGCGCGATCGTGGTCACCAACATGTTCGAGGGGGTGCTGCTCGGGCTGCTGATGGCGATCGTGAAGACCGCCTGGGAGACCTCACACGTCCACCTGGAGATCGACGGGATCAGCGACGGCGAGCCCGATGGTGATGGCCTGCTCTGCGTACGGGTCCTGGGCAACGCCACCTTCCTGCGGCTGCCCAAGCTGCTCGACCAGTTGGAGGCGCTGCCGCGTGACCGGGTGATACGGCTCGACCTGCGGCGGCTGCGGCACCTGGACCACGCGTGCGAGCTGGCTCTGCTGGGCTGGGCCGAGCGGCACAACGGGGAGGGGGTGGAGCCGGTGAGGGTGCAGCATCGAGTGGTCGCCGCGGCACCGGCCGCGTCGGGGCCGTCTCAGGGTCATCCCCTATAGCGTTCGGTCCGCCCGCGCAGGACCGTTGCAGGTATGAGGCATTCCACTGATGTGTCCCGGGCCGAGAAGCGGCAGCTCGCTGTCGCCTCGGCATCCCTTGGGCCCTGGGGCGCCGCCGCCGCCGTGGGCGCGATCGGCGGCGGCGTGCAGCTCGCCCTCAAGACCATCGGCGGCGACTTCGGGCTCGGTATCCTCACCGGCTCCCTGTCCGTCGCCCTGATGCTGTTCTTCCTGGTC is part of the Streptomyces sp. NBC_01262 genome and harbors:
- a CDS encoding SulP family inorganic anion transporter, with translation MSRFASLRSLRADFTASLVVFLVALPLCVGVAVASGVPAELGLVTGIVGGLVTGLLPGSSLQVSGPAAGLTVLVYEAVQTYGLRALGALVLAAGLLQLAMGALRLGRWFRAISVAVVHGMLAGIGLVLMAGQVYALADAKAPSSGLAKLAGLPGLVGDTVSSGRALTALAVGAGTIALLVLWPRLPAAVRVVPGSLAAVALATAATAVFGLPVARVEVKGLLDAVQPPGGSEFAQLAHVGTIGTVLAFTLIASAESLFSAAAVDRLHDGPRTDYDKELMAQGAGNAVCGALGALPMTAVIVRSAANLQAGARTKASRVLHGLWLLVFVVLLPGALGMIPVATLAGVLVLAGWKLIPVKDLVPLWRAHRGEAVVLAVTAGAIVVTNMFEGVLLGLLMAIVKTAWETSHVHLEIDGISDGEPDGDGLLCVRVLGNATFLRLPKLLDQLEALPRDRVIRLDLRRLRHLDHACELALLGWAERHNGEGVEPVRVQHRVVAAAPAASGPSQGHPL